In Deinococcus yavapaiensis KR-236, one genomic interval encodes:
- the rapZ gene encoding RNase adapter RapZ, producing the protein MEFVVVSGLSGSGKSSALRTLEDAGFFVSDNVPPELWERLYVLAETQRLEKVAVCTDARTRAFLGELPLYWSRLRARGHVRLIYLEANDEVLLSRYNLTRRTHPLGEASLTTDFRQERDLLGVLRERADTIIDTTALTVRTLAERVLDLVQGGRSFEVRLVSFGFKHAPPRDADLVLDVRSLPNPYYDPELRHRTGLEADVVERVFSQGDAYYLQLRDFVRVSASRAREAGRRTYNVAIGCTGGQHRSVAVTERLVADLEDLGARVVEHRDIGKGESA; encoded by the coding sequence ATGGAGTTCGTGGTGGTGTCGGGCCTGTCGGGGTCCGGAAAGAGTTCGGCCCTGCGCACCTTGGAGGACGCGGGCTTTTTCGTGTCGGACAACGTGCCGCCCGAATTGTGGGAGCGATTGTACGTCCTCGCCGAGACGCAGCGGCTGGAAAAGGTCGCGGTGTGCACGGACGCGCGCACGCGCGCTTTTCTCGGCGAGTTGCCGTTGTACTGGTCGCGACTTCGCGCGCGCGGCCACGTTCGATTGATTTATCTGGAGGCCAACGACGAGGTGTTGCTTTCGCGCTACAACCTCACGCGCCGAACGCATCCGCTCGGCGAGGCGAGCCTCACCACGGACTTTCGTCAAGAACGCGACCTGCTCGGCGTGTTGCGCGAACGTGCGGACACGATCATCGACACGACGGCGCTCACGGTTCGTACGCTCGCCGAGCGGGTGCTCGACCTCGTGCAAGGTGGGCGCAGCTTCGAAGTTCGGCTGGTGTCCTTCGGCTTCAAGCACGCGCCGCCTCGCGACGCCGACCTCGTGCTGGACGTTCGCTCGCTGCCCAATCCGTATTACGACCCCGAGTTGCGCCACCGCACCGGATTGGAGGCGGACGTCGTCGAGCGCGTTTTCTCGCAAGGAGACGCGTACTATCTGCAACTGCGCGACTTCGTTCGCGTTTCCGCCTCGCGCGCGCGCGAGGCGGGACGGCGCACGTACAACGTCGCGATCGGTTGCACGGGCGGACAGCACCGCAGCGTCGCCGTTACGGAGCGCCTGGTGGCAGACCTCGAGGATCTCGGCGCGCGCGTCGTGGAGCACCGCGACATCGGCAAGGGCGAGTCGGCGTGA
- the recF gene encoding DNA replication/repair protein RecF (All proteins in this family for which functions are known are DNA-binding proteins that assist the filamentation of RecA onto DNA for the initiation of recombination or recombinational repair.): protein MRLRTLTTLHYRNLAPSDLAFPAGVVSIAGPNGAGKTNLLESVYLVCTGLTDAAKLEQLVRRGEREAYVRADLLRIDGESRLEVGLGRGRRAYKVDGVRVRTNALLRGSAVWVRPEDSDLVLGSPGGRRAFLDALLSRMSARYAHQLALYERNLAQRNAALRAEERHDLGVWDAGVSSIGSEIMALRRRVSARLEPLAREAHVALGGHKDLRLSLVETTTPESFVQDLAARRSEEFARGSTVIGPHRDDLAISLDGLPSGDYASRGEARTIALALRKAELDLLTERYGEPPVLLVDDWAAELDPSRRAFLLDLARSVPQALVTGTEDVPNASLHLRAHEGMFS, encoded by the coding sequence GTGCGCCTTCGCACCCTCACCACCTTGCACTACCGCAACCTCGCGCCGAGCGACCTCGCTTTTCCGGCGGGCGTCGTCAGCATCGCCGGACCGAACGGAGCGGGCAAGACGAACCTTTTGGAGTCGGTGTACCTCGTGTGCACGGGTCTCACGGACGCCGCGAAGCTGGAGCAGCTCGTGCGGCGCGGCGAGCGCGAAGCGTACGTTCGCGCCGACCTTTTGCGAATCGACGGCGAGAGCCGCTTGGAAGTCGGCCTCGGCCGCGGGCGGCGGGCGTACAAGGTGGACGGCGTCCGCGTGCGCACAAACGCCCTCTTGCGTGGCAGCGCCGTGTGGGTGCGGCCCGAGGACAGCGACCTCGTGCTGGGCTCGCCGGGCGGACGCCGCGCTTTCCTCGACGCGCTGCTCAGCCGCATGAGCGCTCGCTACGCACATCAGCTCGCGTTGTACGAGCGCAACCTCGCGCAGCGCAACGCGGCGCTGCGCGCCGAGGAGCGGCACGACCTCGGCGTGTGGGACGCGGGCGTTTCGAGCATTGGCTCGGAAATCATGGCGTTGCGGCGGCGCGTCAGCGCGAGGTTGGAGCCGTTGGCGCGGGAAGCGCACGTGGCTCTCGGCGGGCACAAGGACTTGCGGTTGAGCCTCGTGGAGACGACGACGCCCGAATCGTTCGTGCAAGACTTGGCGGCGCGGCGCTCGGAGGAGTTCGCGCGCGGCTCGACGGTGATCGGTCCGCACCGGGACGACCTCGCCATTTCGCTCGACGGCTTGCCGAGCGGCGACTACGCGAGTCGCGGCGAGGCGCGCACGATCGCGCTCGCGCTTCGCAAGGCGGAACTTGATTTGCTGACCGAGCGGTACGGCGAGCCGCCCGTGCTGCTCGTCGACGATTGGGCGGCCGAACTCGACCCGAGTCGGCGAGCGTTTTTGCTCGATCTCGCGCGAAGCGTGCCGCAAGCGCTCGTGACGGGCACGGAGGACGTGCCGAACGCCTCCTTGCACCTTCGGGCGCACGAGGGGATGTTTTCGTGA
- a CDS encoding DUF721 domain-containing protein — translation MKNARRGMMDVGSLMQRTLARNRLGRGVERARAILVWPEVVGPELGRMTRAKRVERGVLYVEASDSILANFLTMQRSLFLTKLRGYLDDESVSDVRFSVGTWTLETPPPPPLPLPAPDEARARRMVKAVDGDLRDPALRAAEAVTRARLWREQQGWTSCPVCGVPSRVVPCLPCARLLQDPQIREAARQLARRPERLEALTATFGETEMDAARFLVMSDLGEQLAALALECVESGGAAEYKEFLRATADIWLSLHHRKPRGALTPGDVQALPDRVRRVLTAGR, via the coding sequence GTGAAGAACGCGCGGCGCGGCATGATGGACGTCGGCTCGCTGATGCAGCGCACTCTGGCGCGCAACCGCCTTGGGCGCGGCGTGGAGCGCGCGCGCGCGATTCTCGTGTGGCCCGAGGTCGTCGGGCCGGAACTCGGACGCATGACGCGCGCGAAGCGGGTAGAGCGCGGTGTCTTGTACGTCGAGGCGAGCGACTCGATTCTCGCGAACTTCCTGACGATGCAGCGCTCGCTGTTCTTGACGAAGCTGCGCGGTTACCTCGACGACGAGTCGGTGAGCGACGTGCGCTTCTCGGTCGGCACTTGGACGCTCGAAACGCCGCCGCCGCCGCCTCTGCCGTTGCCCGCGCCCGACGAGGCGCGCGCGCGCCGCATGGTGAAGGCGGTGGACGGCGATTTGCGCGATCCGGCGTTGCGAGCGGCTGAGGCCGTGACGCGCGCGCGCCTTTGGCGTGAGCAGCAAGGATGGACGTCGTGTCCGGTGTGCGGCGTGCCGAGCCGCGTGGTGCCGTGCCTGCCGTGCGCGCGCCTGCTGCAAGATCCACAGATTCGCGAGGCGGCGCGACAACTCGCGCGGCGACCCGAACGCTTGGAGGCGCTCACGGCGACGTTCGGCGAGACCGAGATGGACGCCGCGCGCTTCCTCGTGATGTCGGACCTCGGAGAGCAACTCGCAGCGCTCGCGCTCGAATGCGTGGAATCGGGCGGCGCCGCCGAGTACAAGGAGTTTTTGCGGGCGACGGCCGACATCTGGCTGAGCTTGCATCATCGCAAGCCGCGCGGCGCGCTCACGCCCGGCGACGTGCAGGCGTTGCCCGACCGCGTACGGCGCGTGTTGACGGCGGGACGGTGA
- a CDS encoding GreA/GreB family elongation factor yields the protein MAREIKLTREGYERLQKTLANEQQRLAEATRILQEQLENAADYEDSGLEDAKREKMNIEARIDELEDTLARAVIMEGANGDEGRASLGAIVVLVDENSKREMRVQLVSAPEASVLGGGLPKISDDSPVGTALLGKKAGESFVVNLGARQAKYKVKSVEY from the coding sequence GTGGCACGAGAAATCAAACTGACCCGCGAAGGTTACGAGCGACTTCAAAAGACGCTCGCGAACGAGCAGCAGCGCCTCGCCGAAGCAACCCGTATTCTGCAAGAGCAACTCGAGAACGCCGCCGATTACGAAGACAGCGGCTTGGAAGACGCCAAGCGCGAGAAGATGAACATCGAAGCGCGCATCGACGAACTCGAAGACACCCTCGCGCGCGCGGTGATCATGGAAGGCGCGAACGGCGACGAGGGCCGCGCCAGCCTCGGCGCGATCGTGGTGCTGGTTGACGAGAACTCCAAGAGGGAAATGCGCGTGCAACTCGTGAGCGCGCCCGAAGCGTCCGTGCTCGGCGGCGGCCTCCCGAAGATCAGCGACGACTCGCCGGTCGGCACGGCCCTGCTCGGCAAAAAGGCGGGCGAGTCCTTCGTCGTCAACCTCGGCGCGCGTCAAGCGAAGTACAAAGTGAAGAGCGTCGAGTACTGA
- the recO gene encoding DNA repair protein RecO, with translation MASRSTNRSGIIIRRHVLPAGDVLLTLLTQQGKLRCIARSGVRGGNKSLINLFQHIALSVYATPNSDLPTVQQVALEGALPKLTDPERYGYAHLMAELADTLFQEGEHSEAAFELFAGALRGISHHADPEFVALVMSYKLLILAGFVPRASTCARCGSSDPRHPDPLSGHLVCAACAELAPLPNAVVRFLRDVPKQSVRLLMQAPVPAAQRLALWRALERFVTLHVGEVRSWRGLPHESRWGLSAGP, from the coding sequence GTGGCTTCGCGCTCCACCAATCGCAGTGGCATCATCATTCGGCGGCACGTCCTGCCCGCCGGAGACGTTCTCCTGACCTTGCTCACCCAGCAAGGCAAGTTGCGCTGCATCGCGCGCTCGGGCGTTCGGGGAGGCAACAAGAGCCTCATCAACCTCTTTCAGCACATCGCGCTCTCGGTGTACGCCACGCCCAACAGCGATCTTCCGACCGTGCAGCAAGTCGCGCTCGAAGGCGCCTTGCCGAAGCTCACCGATCCCGAGCGGTACGGATACGCGCACCTCATGGCGGAACTCGCCGACACGCTCTTTCAAGAAGGCGAACACAGCGAGGCGGCCTTCGAGCTGTTCGCGGGCGCCCTGCGCGGCATCTCGCATCACGCCGATCCCGAGTTCGTCGCGCTCGTGATGAGCTACAAATTGTTGATCTTGGCGGGCTTCGTGCCGCGGGCGTCGACTTGCGCTCGCTGCGGGTCGAGCGATCCGCGGCACCCGGACCCGCTGAGTGGCCATTTGGTGTGCGCCGCGTGCGCCGAACTCGCTCCGCTGCCCAACGCGGTCGTGCGCTTTTTGCGTGACGTGCCCAAACAGAGCGTGCGCCTCCTGATGCAAGCGCCCGTTCCGGCGGCGCAACGACTCGCCTTGTGGCGCGCGTTGGAACGCTTCGTCACCCTGCACGTCGGCGAGGTGCGATCTTGGCGAGGACTGCCGCACGAGAGTCGCTGGGGGCTCAGCGCGGGCCCTTGA
- a CDS encoding peptide ABC transporter substrate-binding protein has product MLSKSLARLGSLATITALLSFSLASAGPSDNSLVVGSAQEPTDLNYWVQNSVITTEIGNYLYRGLVYVDMDGETQPDMVTEVPSVQNGRVKISRDAKGKPTSMTVRWTLRNNAKWSDGSRITADDVIFSHKVYSDERIPVPTREGVPSSIRKIDARTFEERYNTPWVFYALGNVYPILPAQDWSDLYDRADREARGKSLTEGTSIFQKTFLSSSLVTPNGGPRTTSGPFKFSRWVRGQSLSLVRNPNYWFKPSFGEKNAIQRITYLFFANTNTLMVNILSNKVDAVANTGVEDSVQNLGILKTRARNYDVKLVSQALWEHLEINQFGNVQDVKDLGLNDKRTRQALLYAINRRGMADDLLGGLVKVSNTIVNSSSPYFDKATLGAYPYDPAKAKKMLADLGWKPGANGILERKTDDGRTVRFTLEFVTTAGNTTREKNQQYVQKNLRDVGVDVRINNAPSSVVFDDAYIQHAQDGKWKGLFEFAWSSQPLIYTGSEYAVDDPKTNDIDDYVPTKSNNFQGQNIGGWRNAEYQKLYVDLSDEFDSAKRKALVKRLQAIMVEEVPALPLYERSALLVFRKGLVNYQYNATSRYPGWNAWEIGWASRGAK; this is encoded by the coding sequence ATGCTTTCCAAAAGCTTGGCTCGCCTCGGCTCGCTCGCCACGATCACCGCACTCCTCAGTTTCTCGCTCGCGTCCGCAGGCCCGAGTGACAACTCTCTGGTGGTCGGTTCCGCCCAAGAGCCGACCGATCTCAACTACTGGGTACAGAACAGCGTCATCACCACCGAAATCGGCAACTACCTGTACCGCGGCCTCGTGTACGTCGACATGGACGGCGAAACCCAGCCCGACATGGTGACGGAGGTGCCGTCGGTGCAAAACGGTCGCGTGAAGATCAGCCGCGACGCCAAGGGCAAGCCGACGTCCATGACGGTTCGCTGGACGCTGCGCAACAACGCCAAGTGGAGCGACGGCTCTCGTATCACGGCGGACGACGTCATCTTCAGCCACAAGGTCTACAGCGACGAGCGCATTCCCGTCCCGACCCGCGAAGGCGTGCCGTCCAGCATCCGCAAGATCGACGCGCGCACCTTCGAGGAACGGTACAACACGCCCTGGGTCTTCTACGCGCTCGGCAACGTCTACCCTATCCTGCCCGCTCAGGACTGGTCGGATCTCTACGACCGAGCCGACCGCGAGGCGAGAGGCAAGAGTCTCACGGAGGGCACGTCGATCTTCCAAAAGACCTTCTTGTCGTCTTCGCTCGTGACGCCCAACGGCGGGCCGCGCACGACGTCCGGACCGTTCAAGTTCTCGCGTTGGGTGCGCGGCCAAAGTCTCTCGCTCGTTCGCAACCCCAACTACTGGTTCAAGCCCAGCTTCGGCGAGAAGAACGCCATTCAGCGCATCACCTACCTGTTCTTCGCCAACACCAACACCTTGATGGTGAACATTTTGTCGAACAAGGTGGACGCCGTCGCGAACACCGGCGTCGAGGACAGCGTCCAGAACCTCGGGATTCTCAAGACGCGGGCGCGCAACTACGACGTCAAGCTCGTATCCCAAGCGCTGTGGGAGCACTTGGAGATCAACCAGTTCGGCAACGTTCAAGACGTGAAGGACCTCGGCCTGAACGACAAGCGCACGCGCCAAGCCTTGCTGTACGCCATCAACCGCCGAGGCATGGCGGACGACTTGCTCGGCGGTCTCGTGAAGGTCAGCAACACCATCGTGAACTCGTCGTCGCCGTACTTCGACAAGGCCACCCTCGGCGCCTACCCGTACGATCCCGCCAAAGCCAAGAAGATGCTCGCCGACCTCGGCTGGAAGCCCGGCGCGAACGGCATTCTGGAACGCAAGACGGACGACGGACGCACCGTACGCTTCACGCTGGAATTCGTGACGACCGCGGGCAACACGACGCGTGAGAAGAATCAGCAGTACGTCCAGAAGAATTTGCGCGACGTCGGCGTCGACGTGCGCATCAACAACGCGCCATCGAGCGTCGTGTTCGACGACGCCTACATTCAGCACGCGCAAGACGGCAAGTGGAAGGGCTTGTTCGAGTTCGCTTGGAGCAGCCAACCCCTCATCTACACGGGCAGCGAGTACGCCGTCGACGATCCGAAGACGAACGACATCGACGACTACGTCCCGACGAAGTCGAACAACTTCCAAGGACAGAACATCGGCGGGTGGCGCAACGCCGAGTACCAGAAGCTGTACGTGGACCTCAGCGACGAGTTCGACTCGGCCAAGCGCAAAGCCCTCGTCAAGCGCTTGCAGGCGATCATGGTGGAGGAAGTGCCCGCCTTGCCGCTGTACGAGCGAAGCGCCCTGTTGGTCTTCCGCAAGGGACTCGTGAACTACCAGTACAACGCCACGAGCCGCTATCCCGGCTGGAACGCCTGGGAGATCGGCTGGGCGAGCCGCGGCGCCAAGTAA
- a CDS encoding phytoene desaturase family protein, giving the protein MSAPRRASAPSVGIVGGGVGGLALACLLAHDGHDVVVYDAGPLGGKLGEIELHVHDATRRVSTGPSLFTFPEVWRRLLRHLGEADPLQLDRLPELGVHVVRGERLPIPVPEGHPLFEAWRRLEREVLPLAPHVETLLTTPPRFTNAAFLQASAALGRVVGSHFTAERWLRARRVPPLLHDALALHALNAGVGPRRGSALYALLPVLIARDVFRPRNGMYALVRALQQFARARGVRLRPFTPVRSLNLDGEVRLDGERVRHDRIVSALDPARLAELRGSRPRSGVLTVSGVAVYASSSVPTTLPTTTIVAPSNARAFEDAVSARAFPRDTMSLVHDHGDHLAVLLTVPPNGRLLDIEHPWVRGQLARLRDVIGLPHLTGAVLSPAHFASLGPLGGAIYGHAHAAWRSGPFHPEPYRIGERLWQVGTGVHPGGGLPAVLGGAMIVHEQMRGSLASPH; this is encoded by the coding sequence TTGAGCGCGCCGCGCCGCGCCTCGGCGCCCAGCGTCGGCATCGTCGGCGGCGGCGTGGGCGGTCTCGCCCTCGCGTGCCTGCTCGCGCACGACGGGCACGACGTCGTCGTGTACGACGCGGGACCGCTCGGCGGGAAGCTCGGCGAAATCGAACTGCACGTTCATGACGCGACGCGGCGAGTCTCGACGGGGCCGTCGCTGTTCACCTTTCCCGAAGTCTGGCGGCGTCTGCTGCGCCACCTCGGCGAAGCCGATCCTTTGCAACTCGATCGCTTGCCGGAACTCGGCGTTCACGTCGTACGCGGCGAACGCCTTCCGATTCCCGTTCCCGAAGGGCACCCGCTCTTCGAGGCATGGCGGCGCTTGGAGCGCGAAGTCCTTCCACTCGCGCCGCACGTCGAGACGCTTCTCACCACGCCGCCCCGTTTCACGAACGCCGCCTTTCTCCAGGCGAGCGCCGCGCTCGGCCGCGTCGTGGGTTCACACTTCACCGCCGAGCGATGGCTGCGCGCGCGACGCGTTCCGCCTCTGCTGCACGACGCCCTCGCCCTGCACGCCCTCAACGCGGGCGTCGGCCCTCGGCGCGGATCGGCTCTGTACGCCCTGCTGCCCGTGCTCATCGCGCGAGACGTGTTTCGTCCGAGAAACGGCATGTACGCGCTCGTTCGCGCGTTGCAGCAGTTCGCGCGAGCGCGCGGCGTCCGCTTGCGCCCGTTCACCCCGGTGCGCTCCTTGAACCTCGACGGCGAAGTGCGCCTCGACGGCGAACGTGTACGGCACGACCGAATCGTGTCCGCGCTCGATCCGGCGCGGCTCGCCGAACTGCGCGGCTCACGTCCAAGGAGCGGCGTCCTCACCGTGTCGGGCGTCGCCGTGTACGCTTCTTCGAGCGTCCCGACGACCTTGCCGACAACGACCATCGTGGCGCCGTCGAACGCGCGTGCCTTCGAGGACGCCGTTTCCGCTCGGGCGTTTCCCCGTGACACGATGAGTCTCGTTCACGACCACGGCGATCACCTCGCCGTGCTGCTCACCGTCCCGCCGAACGGACGTCTGCTCGACATCGAACATCCCTGGGTGCGTGGGCAACTCGCTCGGCTGCGAGATGTCATCGGGCTGCCGCACTTGACGGGCGCCGTCTTGTCTCCGGCGCACTTCGCGTCGCTCGGGCCGCTCGGTGGAGCCATTTACGGACACGCTCATGCCGCGTGGCGCTCGGGTCCCTTTCATCCCGAGCCGTACCGAATCGGCGAGCGGCTCTGGCAAGTCGGGACGGGCGTGCATCCGGGCGGCGGACTTCCGGCGGTGCTCGGCGGCGCGATGATCGTCCACGAGCAAATGCGGGGAAGCCTCGCCTCCCCGCATTGA
- a CDS encoding UbiA family prenyltransferase gives MRRSVVRTDMKVEANSPVDASRARQVLLASRPALWINTVGVGVVGVWLSGQLYTLDPRVLALLVWLTLPFNLLIYGLNDVTDRAEDALSERKGGWQGARLRDRDVGTVLWSVAALNAPFLVYFACSFPPSAFATLLLSVLLFAFYSLPPVRFKARPFLDSLSNVAYALPVVVPALVLGRGVPWLPLAALMAWSIGKHAFDAAQDVSADRGAGLATIATTLGVRRTALWSLAWFGLAGALLLPLSVLSASSVWLVSGGLAVRLLLDATEGRARHLYRASLLSPWIVGTISGVQLVYVLARALT, from the coding sequence GTGCGACGCTCAGTGGTGCGAACCGACATGAAAGTCGAAGCGAACTCCCCGGTCGACGCGTCCCGAGCGCGTCAAGTGCTGCTCGCGTCGCGGCCCGCCTTGTGGATCAACACGGTCGGGGTGGGAGTTGTCGGCGTGTGGCTGTCGGGACAGCTGTACACGCTCGATCCGCGCGTGCTGGCTTTGCTTGTCTGGCTCACCTTGCCGTTCAACTTGCTGATCTACGGCCTCAATGATGTCACCGACCGCGCCGAGGACGCCTTGTCCGAGCGCAAGGGCGGCTGGCAAGGCGCGCGTTTGCGCGACCGCGACGTCGGCACTGTCCTGTGGAGCGTCGCCGCGCTCAACGCGCCTTTTCTCGTGTACTTCGCGTGCTCCTTTCCGCCGAGCGCGTTCGCGACGCTGCTCCTGAGCGTGCTGCTCTTCGCTTTCTACAGTCTGCCGCCCGTGCGCTTCAAGGCGCGGCCCTTTCTCGACTCGCTCTCGAACGTCGCGTACGCCCTGCCCGTGGTCGTGCCCGCCCTCGTCCTCGGGCGAGGTGTGCCCTGGCTGCCCCTGGCGGCCCTCATGGCGTGGTCGATCGGCAAGCACGCATTCGACGCCGCGCAAGACGTCAGCGCCGACCGGGGCGCGGGCCTCGCCACGATCGCGACGACCCTCGGCGTGCGCCGAACGGCCCTCTGGTCGCTCGCGTGGTTCGGCCTGGCCGGCGCTTTGCTGCTTCCACTCAGCGTCTTGAGCGCTTCGAGCGTGTGGCTCGTGAGCGGAGGGCTGGCGGTGCGCCTCCTGCTCGACGCGACGGAAGGGCGGGCGAGACACCTTTACCGCGCGTCGCTGCTCAGCCCGTGGATCGTCGGTACGATCTCGGGCGTGCAACTCGTGTACGTCCTCGCCCGAGCGCTGACTTGA
- a CDS encoding hydroxymethylglutaryl-CoA lyase translates to MSAPLPPPSSAVTFVECPRDSWQGLTRLIPTAEKVAYLTALLNAGFDHLDLGSFVSAKAVPQLADTEAVLAELPEPDGRDYLCIVANAKGLERAATQPNVTSVGYPLSVSDAFQRRNTNRGLAESWPLVKELRDNAADAGKRFVVYLSMGFGNPDGETWNAGVTLDAIARLRELGVESVAIADTVGRATPELVEEVCRAAIERFGPGGLGVHLHARPERAVSLVLAARNAGITWFEGALGGVGGCPFAGDALVGNLPTEGVASALNLPYAQLPELARRAKALRERYA, encoded by the coding sequence GTGTCTGCACCGCTTCCCCCGCCTTCCTCGGCCGTCACCTTCGTGGAGTGCCCGCGTGACTCCTGGCAAGGCCTGACTCGCCTCATTCCCACCGCCGAGAAGGTCGCGTACCTCACGGCCCTGCTGAACGCCGGCTTCGATCATCTCGACCTAGGGTCCTTCGTGAGCGCGAAGGCCGTGCCACAACTCGCCGATACCGAGGCCGTTCTCGCCGAACTGCCCGAACCCGACGGCCGCGACTACTTGTGCATCGTGGCGAACGCCAAGGGCCTCGAACGCGCCGCGACCCAGCCGAACGTGACGAGCGTCGGCTACCCGCTGTCCGTGTCCGACGCCTTTCAACGCCGCAACACCAACCGTGGATTGGCAGAATCGTGGCCGCTCGTCAAGGAACTGCGCGACAACGCCGCCGACGCGGGCAAGCGGTTCGTCGTGTACCTGTCGATGGGCTTCGGCAATCCGGACGGCGAGACTTGGAACGCGGGCGTGACCCTCGACGCCATTGCACGCCTGCGTGAACTTGGTGTGGAAAGCGTGGCGATCGCGGACACGGTCGGGCGAGCGACGCCCGAACTCGTCGAGGAGGTGTGCCGCGCCGCCATCGAGCGCTTCGGGCCCGGCGGGCTCGGCGTCCACTTGCATGCTCGGCCGGAGCGCGCCGTGTCCCTCGTGCTCGCCGCGCGAAACGCGGGCATCACGTGGTTCGAGGGCGCGCTCGGCGGCGTCGGCGGTTGTCCGTTCGCGGGTGACGCGCTCGTCGGCAACTTGCCGACCGAAGGCGTCGCGTCGGCGTTGAACTTGCCGTACGCGCAGTTGCCGGAGCTCGCTCGGCGCGCGAAGGCGTTGCGCGAGCGGTACGCGTGA
- a CDS encoding MerR family transcriptional regulator, which produces MSDINISNATGLYTTSEVEQRTGVPATTLRQWERRYGIPHPTRNESGYRLYSAADLSRIDFLQSRLSEGISISRAAQLCREHFGGAEPAETPAPVSSDSNLPSEMIGDLRRALLAPDHGRASDIISRALRHLTVEDVLMHIIQPVLLDIGELWERGEITVAHEHQATSFLRGKIAGLLELAGNDGWGPSVVAACGPSEQHELGLLMLSVVLRRAGLRVHYLGPNTPLGDLAVYARQVQASGVLISVQTGEALHALRAQLGDLRDLGMPLYFGGAAFNARPDLAVQFGGTYLGADAVQSAQTLVTRLKERLHAP; this is translated from the coding sequence ATGTCCGACATCAACATCAGTAACGCGACCGGACTGTACACCACTTCCGAGGTCGAACAGCGAACGGGCGTTCCGGCGACGACGCTGCGCCAATGGGAGCGACGCTACGGCATTCCCCATCCTACCCGCAACGAAAGCGGCTACCGTCTGTACAGCGCCGCCGATCTTTCCCGCATCGACTTTTTGCAATCCCGCTTGTCCGAGGGCATCTCCATCAGCCGAGCGGCGCAACTGTGCCGAGAGCACTTCGGCGGTGCCGAGCCTGCTGAAACGCCCGCGCCCGTTTCGAGCGATTCGAATCTCCCGAGCGAAATGATCGGCGATTTACGGCGCGCCCTGCTCGCTCCGGATCACGGCCGCGCCTCGGACATCATTTCGCGCGCCTTGAGACACCTCACCGTCGAGGACGTCCTCATGCACATCATCCAGCCCGTCTTGCTCGACATTGGCGAGTTGTGGGAGCGCGGCGAGATCACCGTGGCCCACGAACATCAAGCGACCTCCTTTTTGCGCGGCAAGATCGCGGGACTGCTCGAACTCGCGGGCAACGACGGTTGGGGCCCGAGCGTCGTCGCCGCTTGCGGACCGTCCGAGCAGCACGAACTCGGCTTGTTGATGCTTTCCGTGGTCTTGCGCCGCGCGGGCCTGCGCGTGCACTACTTGGGGCCCAACACGCCCCTCGGCGATCTCGCCGTGTACGCGCGGCAAGTGCAGGCGAGCGGCGTGCTGATCAGCGTGCAGACGGGCGAGGCGTTGCACGCTCTGCGCGCCCAGCTCGGAGATCTGCGCGACCTCGGCATGCCGCTGTACTTCGGCGGCGCCGCCTTCAACGCTCGACCCGACCTCGCCGTGCAATTCGGCGGAACGTATCTGGGAGCGGACGCTGTGCAATCCGCGCAGACTCTCGTCACGCGCCTCAAGGAGCGATTGCATGCCCCATAA
- a CDS encoding helix-turn-helix domain-containing protein produces the protein MPHKTRYQRGEVIYRQGEPSGRIYRAETGFVRLARTTSRGRTITVRHVLPGDYFGEDALATVEHPHGAEALTNAMIVSFDPGDLSDGELLELARNLGEQLRRTMSYEVHLQSGDLKQRVVRYLLELADTPLGAEDAENRLYVRATHELLAEGSGSTRESVSKIVTELREAGLIESGYRHITLLDLDALKALATSVPLETAEG, from the coding sequence ATGCCCCATAAGACACGGTACCAGCGCGGCGAAGTGATTTACCGTCAAGGCGAGCCGAGCGGACGCATCTACCGAGCCGAGACGGGCTTCGTTCGTCTCGCCCGCACGACGAGTCGCGGACGCACCATCACCGTTCGCCACGTCCTTCCCGGCGATTACTTCGGTGAGGACGCGTTGGCGACCGTGGAGCATCCGCACGGAGCGGAGGCCCTCACGAACGCCATGATCGTGAGCTTCGATCCCGGCGACCTTTCCGACGGAGAACTGCTCGAACTCGCGCGCAACCTCGGCGAACAGCTTCGGCGCACGATGAGCTACGAAGTCCATCTGCAAAGCGGCGATCTCAAGCAGCGCGTCGTGCGCTATCTGCTGGAGCTGGCCGACACGCCGCTCGGCGCGGAGGATGCCGAGAACCGTCTGTACGTGCGCGCCACGCACGAACTTCTTGCCGAAGGCAGCGGGTCCACTCGCGAAAGCGTCTCCAAGATCGTCACGGAATTGCGCGAAGCGGGTCTTATCGAAAGCGGCTACCGCCACATCACCTTGCTGGACCTCGACGCCTTGAAAGCCCTCGCGACGAGCGTCCCGCTCGAAACGGCGGAGGGCTGA